CATATCAATCACCACTATATTACCAGCGACTTATCCAGGGAGGGCCTATTCTACTACAAACCCCTTAAAACGAATCCATTCAGCGGTTTCCATTTTCACAAAATATAAACCCGGCGGAATTTCGGGAAAATTCAAATCCATCACGTGGTCTCCCATCAGGAAGTTTTGTTTTCCCGAAAAAAGTTCAATTCCCTGAGTAGAAATCACCGAAAGTTCCACCTCGCAGTTTTCCAAAGCCCGGCATTCAATGCTTACATGACCTGTATAGGTAGGGTTTGGGAAAAATTCACCCACAAGCAAAATCTCTCTTTCGATATTTGCTGAAAGAGTCTCGGATTGCTGAAAATTTCCCGATTCATCTTTATACCTGATCCGGTAAAAATAATCGATTCCCGGGACAACACTTTCATCCTCAACACTGTAGGAAGCATACCCCTCATCGAATATACCGGTTTGAAGGGTTGCGAGCGGAGTAAAATGTTTCGCATCATCACTTTTTTCGACTACACAAACCGTAGAGAAATCAATATTCATTTCCCAGGAAATCCTAAGATTTTCTTCTGAAGGTGTGATTGACAACTGGGTTATTACCTGGGCAAAGGTGCTGTTTGAAAGAAACAGAAGCAAGAAAAGGGTACTGGTCGTGATATTCATGTGTTTTGTTTTCCAAATCAGAAAAAAATTCCCTCAACTTCCGATCTGTTCGACTATTATATATTACACATGAAACAATTTACCCAATCGGGATAAAAAAAATCCGAAGAGAAACCTTTCAAATATTGTTTTCTCTTCGGATTTGTCCTGAGATTTTTTTATTTATGGGATAGCAATTGTTAATTAACACACACAACGCTTGCGCAGTCTGCAGGTCAATAAGACTTGCAGACTTTTTACAAATAAACATCCCTATCGATTTACAGCAGTCTTTTCATATATGCCCGGATCGTCGGGCGCGTTGACATTATTGGACTGTTCATCATAAGGGATCACAAAGCGTTCTGGATAATCTGTAGCCGTGGGGGTATTAAGCAAAAAGGGCACATCGATATCCTGGTCTTCTTTTCTAAGCCTCCTCGCGTCATCAAATGCCGTGTAAGACCCAAAACCAGATACATACCGTTCTTCTATTACTTCGCGAAGAAAAGCTCTTACGGCATTTATGCCATCGGGATTTTCTATCCCCCCAACGATAAAGTCATCTTCTGAAAATGGCTCATAAACCATTGCATCTGTCTGGTTAAGTTTTTTAAACGCCAGTCCGCTATCGAGGAAACTGCGCAGTTCATTTAAATACACCAGGCCTTGTGACAACCCTTGCAAGCGGGCAGCAGTTTCTGCGAGGATCAGCAGATTTTCCTCATAGGTTACGAGTCCCTGTGGCTCCTGAGGTGCGGATACACCTTTGTTATTGGCGGAAAAAACAGCATCAATTGCCAAATAGGTTCGCCGCGAGGCTTCATTGGTTTTGCTATGATTTCTACCTGAGGCAAGGAGCTCCATCAGAAAACTATTATCTGTACCTATTTGGCCGGCGTATTGGCCGGCGAGTGCTTCATAAAACTTATTTTGCTGGGCGGTACCCGTAATCAATGCCGGATAAAACTTCATCGAATTTTCGGCAGAAGAAATACCATTTAAAGCCGATGAGTAGGCATTAGAATAATCTTTTGCCTGCAGAAAAAAACGGGCCTTTAAAGTGGCGGCGGCTTCTGCCCATTTTCCGGCATCACCCTTATAATAGATATCATAATCAAGTACTTGTGATTGAGCAACTTCCAGATCGGCAATTGCTTCGTCCAGCAAATCCTGAATGGCATCATATACAATCAACTGATCATCAAATTTAGGATTGATCACGTTTGGCCGAAGAATATCAGAATAGGGAACATCACCAAAAATCGAAGCCAGGGTGCCCATAATATACGCTTCCATGACTTTGGCAATTCCTATGTGCAGCAGATTATCCTGCATATTATTTCGCACTTCGCGCAACAAGGTTATGGCACCCGGATACGCAGCCAGCCACGCATCATTGGTCTCTTCTGAAGTAATTTTATAGTCATATAATAAACGATAGCTGCCGGTATAACCAACAAGTTGCCCACTCCAAAGGGCCGAAATTCGCTGCAAGTGGCCCACCTGCACTTCTACATTGGAAACCATAGCGTCGAGAAAATACGCCTCTGGGTCAAACGGCAATTTATCACCCGGCTTATTACCATCTAAAAATCCACAGGAGGAAAAAATACCGGCAATCCAGATCAGAGAAACTAACAAAAGCTTTTTCATGAAATCAGACTTGAGTTTTACAAAATTAAGGTTCTTCTTGTATGACAAATTAGCCATAACCGATAGAATTTTACAGATTTATTTTCATATTTCTCCCAAATTCATTCCCTTATCCTTTCCCAAATATCCCAGCTTATGAACCGAATATTTTTTCTGGCCCTCTTTTCCTGCTTTCTGTATGCTATTGGGCAAACGCAGAACGCCCCTGTTTTACAATATCAATCCATCCCTGACTTTTTCCAGGTTCCCCCAGACGGTAACATCATTCAGCCTACCGGTGTTGCGGTCAATTCTCACGGGCATATATTCATTTTCAATAAAGGAAATCTTCAACTTGAAGAATTCGACGCACAAGGCAGCTTTGTAAGGTCTATTGGCAAGGGGCTGTTCAAAGATCCCCACGGACTCAGGATCGATAAAAATGACAATATCTGGACGACCGATCTCGATGCCCATGTTGTACTTAAACTCAGCCCGGAAGGAAGGGTACTGATGGTACTGGGGCAAAACGGAACTAGCGGACTTTACGATTCTCTTCGCAATCGCGTACTGTTTTTCAAACCCGCCGATATTGCCTTTGCCCCCAACGGAGACTTATATATCGCCGACGGGTATGGCAACAGCCGTATGGTCAGACTCGACAAAAACGGAAACCTCATTCGCGCCTGGGGAGTCAAAGGCGGAGGAAAAGGCGATTTTGACAACCCACACAACGTGGTCATTCCCTCCAATAACCGGGTATATGTTGCGGACAGAAATAACCGGCGGATTCAGGTGTTTAACCTCAATGGCGATTTTATCGCAGAATGGAAAAACCTGGGCAAACCCTGGGGGCTGACACTTTCTCCGGACAATCATATTTACATGACAGACGGAGATGTGGAAAAAATTCTGAAGCTAGATCTGGAAGGCAATATTAAAGGTATCATCAACTGTGGACCGGGAACCCAGATCGGTCAAATGCATGCAGCACATGGCATAACATCCGATTCACATGGCGCTTTATATGTAACCGAAGTGCTCAACTGGCGGGTACAAAAGTTTGTACCCGTACCGGGCATGTCCGGCAAATGGGAACAAATGCGCACGATCAATTCCCCCAAAGAGCGCAGTGAAAACGGTTTTGTAGAAGTGGATGGAAAGTTTTTTCTTCTGGGCGGGCGAAACATCCTCCGGATGGATATCTATAACCCGGCCACCCAAACCTGGACCACAGGTGCCAATCTGCCACAGGAAATCCACCACTTTCAGCCGGTAAACTATCATGGGGAAATTTATATTCTCGGCGCCCTCACCGGGCCTTACCCTGGAGAAAAACCCATCGCGGATATTTACATTTATAACCCCCAAACCAATCAATGGCGGATAGGAGGAAAAATCCCCCCCAACCGACTCCGGGGAGCTGCGGGAGTAACGGTCTATCAGGACAAAATTTATATAGTTGCTGGGATTCAAAATGGTCACATAGACGGGCATGTCAACTGGGTAGATGAATTTGATCCGAAAACCGGAAAATGGCGAAAACTGCCAGATGCACCTCATACCAGAGACCATTTTCAGGTTGTTGTAGTTGATGGAAAAATGTACACCGCAGGAGGCCGAAACTCCTCACAAAAGACTGGTCAGTCCTTCGAACTCACCATCGGAGCCATGGATATCTTCGATTTTGCAACAGAAAAATGGACGACAGCAACTACGCAAATCCCTACCCAGCGTGCCGGGAGCAGTAGCCTGAGTATAAACGGAAAACTTGTGGTACTTTGTGGTGAAAGCGGAAGCCAGGAAGCTGGACACCGGGAGGTGGAAGTATATGATCCGCGAACCGAAACCTGGAGCAAATGGCCGGAAATGAACCAGGGTCGGCATGGGACAGGGGCAATCTATTATCAGGGCACTATTTATGTGGCAGCAGGTAGCGGAAATCGCGGAGGAGGCCCTGAACTGGATCGGCTGGATTACTATCCGGTGCCCCAATAAATCCAAAAACCGGGGCCGGGTGACATATATCACCTCTGATACAGATATCTATCTCCTTCCAAAGTGATTTTTGTTATTCGGAACCATATCCCAGTCTCCTACCTTTGAAGAGAATTAAATGGTGAAACAGAGATTAAGTAAGGGTTAAACAGATTTTGAAGTCAGGTTACAGGTAACAACGTGAGGCAGGAAAATTGAGATGAATGGGAAACGGTTGTTGTCATTTAAATGGTTTTCAGACATTGTAGCTGTTACCTGTAACCGATTCTTTTACAAAGGAAAAATTTTTAACGCAATAGGTAAGCGCTGGATTTCCATGTAAACGCCCCTTTCTGTACGCAAATCGCGCAGTGAGGGGTGTTTCTTATTTGGCCATTACCAACCAATCCCATCCAGGTTGCGGGAAAGTCAGGTCCTCCAGAAATCGAACCGAAAACTCCACCTCTTTTACAATCCCTTCCACACTTCCTCCCTGACAAAAGCGAGGTTCACCAAAAACCACCTCTCCTTTAAGGGGAAGCAGCAGCCCATTACCCTTCGGCAGACATCTTCCCAGGCCTTTCATATAGACAGGAATATAAGGTATCTCCGGGTGTTCTTTCAACAAATGACCAATCCCCATTCGAAAAGGCTGGATAACTTCAGGCTTTCCCCGTGAACCTTCGGGAAAAAGTACGATTGACTGACCATTTTCCAATGCATCTTC
The Bacteroidia bacterium DNA segment above includes these coding regions:
- a CDS encoding lysophospholipid acyltransferase family protein yields the protein MRKIFLYILYHLIVRSMLRWVLGISFRNTEHLRRYDQFILVGNHNSHLDSISILSALPAEIIEKVHPVAAADYFGNTGQRAFWTRFLVNAILIPRKRPKETGDPDPLKMMEDALENGQSIVLFPEGSRGKPEVIQPFRMGIGHLLKEHPEIPYIPVYMKGLGRCLPKGNGLLLPLKGEVVFGEPRFCQGGSVEGIVKEVEFSVRFLEDLTFPQPGWDWLVMAK
- a CDS encoding kelch repeat-containing protein, producing MNRIFFLALFSCFLYAIGQTQNAPVLQYQSIPDFFQVPPDGNIIQPTGVAVNSHGHIFIFNKGNLQLEEFDAQGSFVRSIGKGLFKDPHGLRIDKNDNIWTTDLDAHVVLKLSPEGRVLMVLGQNGTSGLYDSLRNRVLFFKPADIAFAPNGDLYIADGYGNSRMVRLDKNGNLIRAWGVKGGGKGDFDNPHNVVIPSNNRVYVADRNNRRIQVFNLNGDFIAEWKNLGKPWGLTLSPDNHIYMTDGDVEKILKLDLEGNIKGIINCGPGTQIGQMHAAHGITSDSHGALYVTEVLNWRVQKFVPVPGMSGKWEQMRTINSPKERSENGFVEVDGKFFLLGGRNILRMDIYNPATQTWTTGANLPQEIHHFQPVNYHGEIYILGALTGPYPGEKPIADIYIYNPQTNQWRIGGKIPPNRLRGAAGVTVYQDKIYIVAGIQNGHIDGHVNWVDEFDPKTGKWRKLPDAPHTRDHFQVVVVDGKMYTAGGRNSSQKTGQSFELTIGAMDIFDFATEKWTTATTQIPTQRAGSSSLSINGKLVVLCGESGSQEAGHREVEVYDPRTETWSKWPEMNQGRHGTGAIYYQGTIYVAAGSGNRGGGPELDRLDYYPVPQ
- a CDS encoding SusD/RagB family nutrient-binding outer membrane lipoprotein yields the protein MKKLLLVSLIWIAGIFSSCGFLDGNKPGDKLPFDPEAYFLDAMVSNVEVQVGHLQRISALWSGQLVGYTGSYRLLYDYKITSEETNDAWLAAYPGAITLLREVRNNMQDNLLHIGIAKVMEAYIMGTLASIFGDVPYSDILRPNVINPKFDDQLIVYDAIQDLLDEAIADLEVAQSQVLDYDIYYKGDAGKWAEAAATLKARFFLQAKDYSNAYSSALNGISSAENSMKFYPALITGTAQQNKFYEALAGQYAGQIGTDNSFLMELLASGRNHSKTNEASRRTYLAIDAVFSANNKGVSAPQEPQGLVTYEENLLILAETAARLQGLSQGLVYLNELRSFLDSGLAFKKLNQTDAMVYEPFSEDDFIVGGIENPDGINAVRAFLREVIEERYVSGFGSYTAFDDARRLRKEDQDIDVPFLLNTPTATDYPERFVIPYDEQSNNVNAPDDPGIYEKTAVNR